In the genome of Streptomyces sp. Tu 3180, the window CTCGCCCCGATCAGCGCGAGCACGGCGGCGGCGCCGGCGAACAGGCCGGTGCGGACGGACTCGTAGCGCTCGGAGCGCTCGGTGGCGGACCACACGAGCGGCTGGGTCATCGGGTCGAGCGCGGCCGCCGCGTTGCGCACGTGCTCGTGGGCGTCCGGCACCGAGTCGTCGACCGCCAGGTACAGCTCCCCCGTGACCGCCTCCGCCAGGCCCTCGGGCATCGCGCCCGGGGTCATCAGGAAGCCGTTGCGCCTGTCCCCGGTCGGGTCCTCGATCGAGTCGGCCTGCCGCACGCCCCCGGGGACGGTCCAGGCGGCGGCCCCGGGCCCGCCGGAGCCGGACGTCTCCGGGTACAGCTTCCGGCCGGGCTCGTTCAGCGCCGCGGTCTCCTCGTCGTAGTCGCCGCCGCGGAGCGCGAACACGTCACCGTCCCGGCAGCCCGGCAGCTTCGCGACCTCCCGCAGGGTGGCGCAGTCGCCGACGGTCAGCTGCGCGCCCTGCTGCGGCTCCTCCTGCGGCGGGGCGCCGTAGAGGTAGCCGTGGGACAGGGCGTGCACCCGCCGCACGCCCTCGGTCCCCTCCAGCTTCGCCGCCGCCGCGGAGAGTTCCACGCCCTCGGGCACCCGCATCTGCATCTGGGCCCGGGTGGTGTCGTAGCCGGTGGCCTCGGTGTAGTCGCTCTCCACCCCGGCGAACAGCATCTGCAGCGCGATCGCCCCGGCCACCGCGACCGCGATGCCGTTGACCATGCGGGCCGCCGCGCCGCTGCTCAACTGCAGGCGGCGCACCGCCAGTTGCCAGGAGACGCTGCCGGAGCCGAGCCGGGCGACGACCGTCTCCACGACCCACGGCAGCAGCGCGGTGACCCCGATGAGCAGGCACATGACACCACCGACGACCAGGTACTGGTTGAAGTCCCCGCCGTCCCTGCCCTGGCCGGCCATGGGCAGCAGCATGCCGATCCCGGCCAGCGGCAGCAGCAGCCGCCACCACAGCCGGCGGCGCGCGGGCCGCGCCGTGCGCACCACGCCCAGCGGCTCGATGACCACCCCGCGCAGCGCCACCAGCGTCACCAGCACCGCGGCCGCCGGAACCGCCACCGCGACCAGCAGCGCCAGCAGCGGCGAGGGGTTCAGATAGCTCGGGAAGACACTGACCCCGAACACCTCGAAGGACGCCGCGACCTCACGCCCGGCCAGGAAGAAGCCGGCGCCGAGGACGAGTCCGAGCAGCGCCCCGGCGAGCGCCTCGCCCGCGGCGATCCGCCGTGCCGTGCCGCCGTCGGCACCGACCAGCCGCAGCGCCGCCAGCCTGCGGTCCCGCCGCTCGCCGCCGAACCGCACGGCCGCGGCGACGAACACGACGACCGGCATCAGCAGCACCACGAAGACGACCAGCGTCAGCAGCACGAGGACCGGATCCGTCTCCTCCTCGGTCGGGTAGGGGTCGCCGAAGGCGTCGATACGGGCCACCGTCGAGTTGTTGATCCGTTCGGCGAGGCCCTCGCCGCCCGCG includes:
- a CDS encoding FtsX-like permease family protein — protein: MSAGWARDLAMGIRFAFAGGREGWVRALLTAVGVGLGVALLLLTTSLPNALAERGRREEARLDYTYAQEVMPEADDTLVIADIDTEYRDRDVRGRLVEPEGEGAPLPPGLEEFPAPGDMVVSPALRELLDSDGGGLLRERLPYDIVGTIGEQGLIGSQELAYYAGGEGLAERINNSTVARIDAFGDPYPTEEETDPVLVLLTLVVFVVLLMPVVVFVAAAVRFGGERRDRRLAALRLVGADGGTARRIAAGEALAGALLGLVLGAGFFLAGREVAASFEVFGVSVFPSYLNPSPLLALLVAVAVPAAAVLVTLVALRGVVIEPLGVVRTARPARRRLWWRLLLPLAGIGMLLPMAGQGRDGGDFNQYLVVGGVMCLLIGVTALLPWVVETVVARLGSGSVSWQLAVRRLQLSSGAAARMVNGIAVAVAGAIALQMLFAGVESDYTEATGYDTTRAQMQMRVPEGVELSAAAAKLEGTEGVRRVHALSHGYLYGAPPQEEPQQGAQLTVGDCATLREVAKLPGCRDGDVFALRGGDYDEETAALNEPGRKLYPETSGSGGPGAAAWTVPGGVRQADSIEDPTGDRRNGFLMTPGAMPEGLAEAVTGELYLAVDDSVPDAHEHVRNAAAALDPMTQPLVWSATERSERYESVRTGLFAGAAAVLALIGASLLVSQLEQLRERRKLLSSLVAFGTRRRTLSLSVLWQTAIPIGLGLLLASAVGMTLGAVLLRMTATPVRVDWPSVLQMTGTGAAVVVVVTLLSLPPLLRMMRPDGLRTE